A section of the Coriobacteriia bacterium genome encodes:
- a CDS encoding fused MFS/spermidine synthase — protein sequence MRTDAASLADRPLVLETAVFVSAGIGMVLELAGSRLMSPYFGSSLFVWTSLIGVILAFMSLGNYVGGRLADRWVDATMLSWVLGIAALGVALMSFSEDRLLPALVAGGATRTMSVVAACLLFAVPSMLLGVVTPYSIRVRMHGVEHAGATVGSLYALATLGSIAGTFAAGFWLISVLGTHNIMLVCVVVLAGLAVVLMGRFDWRKALLLAAVLGMVLLSWLASRSGTVSLDTQYDRYLLRTAADPDTGRELIGLSRDHISAESASYVDSGEPYAFDYYGYYDLAARLTPGIERALMVGGGTFSYPRIFVATNANATVDAVEIDGELVDVAREYFGFSDDPRIRVFLEDGRTFLNRAEGPYGAVFIDAFKSEATVPYQLTTVEAWRRCYDLLAEDGILVMNVVASPTDERSRFYDALFASISAVFPQVEAYAVQGLEADAPLRNTSIVAVKRPGSDLAAAIEAVAPEFAANRFTGYEVPQGTRLLTDDFAPVDQYLMRL from the coding sequence ATGCGGACCGACGCAGCTTCACTCGCCGACAGGCCGCTCGTGCTCGAGACGGCGGTCTTCGTGTCTGCCGGGATCGGGATGGTACTCGAGCTGGCCGGGTCGCGCCTGATGTCTCCCTACTTCGGCAGCTCGCTGTTCGTCTGGACCAGCCTCATCGGCGTGATCCTGGCGTTCATGAGCCTGGGCAACTACGTCGGGGGGCGGCTCGCGGACAGGTGGGTGGATGCGACGATGCTCTCGTGGGTGCTGGGGATCGCTGCTCTGGGTGTCGCCCTGATGTCCTTCAGCGAGGACCGTCTTCTGCCCGCGCTCGTGGCTGGAGGCGCGACGAGGACCATGTCCGTCGTCGCTGCCTGCCTGCTCTTCGCGGTCCCGTCCATGCTGCTCGGTGTGGTCACGCCGTATTCCATCCGCGTCAGGATGCACGGCGTGGAGCATGCGGGCGCCACGGTCGGCTCACTCTACGCCCTGGCTACGCTGGGAAGCATCGCAGGCACGTTCGCCGCCGGCTTCTGGCTCATCTCCGTTCTGGGTACGCACAACATCATGCTCGTCTGCGTCGTGGTGCTAGCCGGGCTGGCCGTCGTGCTGATGGGCCGTTTCGATTGGAGGAAGGCGCTGCTGCTGGCCGCTGTCCTCGGCATGGTTCTCCTCTCATGGCTCGCGTCACGCTCCGGGACGGTGTCGCTGGACACGCAGTACGACAGGTACCTGCTGCGCACGGCCGCCGACCCCGACACCGGGCGCGAGCTCATCGGGCTCTCCCGCGACCACATCTCGGCCGAGTCGGCGTCGTACGTGGACAGCGGAGAGCCCTACGCGTTCGACTACTACGGCTACTACGACCTCGCCGCGCGCCTCACCCCCGGGATCGAGCGCGCGCTCATGGTAGGGGGCGGGACCTTCAGCTATCCTCGGATCTTCGTCGCCACGAACGCGAACGCCACGGTCGACGCCGTGGAGATCGACGGCGAGCTGGTGGACGTGGCCCGCGAGTACTTCGGCTTCTCCGACGACCCCCGCATCCGCGTCTTCCTCGAAGACGGCAGGACGTTCCTGAATCGTGCCGAGGGGCCTTACGGCGCGGTCTTCATCGACGCATTCAAGTCAGAAGCGACGGTTCCGTACCAACTCACGACCGTGGAGGCCTGGAGACGATGCTACGACCTGCTGGCGGAGGACGGCATCCTGGTCATGAACGTCGTCGCCTCTCCCACTGACGAACGCTCGCGGTTCTACGACGCTCTGTTCGCGAGCATCTCGGCGGTGTTCCCTCAGGTCGAGGCGTACGCCGTCCAGGGTCTCGAAGCCGACGCCCCGCTGCGGAACACGTCGATCGTAGCGGTGAAGCGCCCCGGAAGCGACCTGGCTGCGGCGATCGAGGCCGTGGCGCCGGAGTTCGCGGCGAACCGATTCAC